GACCGTTTCTTGAGATTATGTTCAGAGGTTTAagatttaattcattcattaatcAATTTGCACATACATGTAATCTTACACTCTGTCTGGATCAGTtcaaataacaatttatttccAATTACAATGTATTCGTCAGGTAAGAATAACACGTCAAACAAGCCAATCttaaaagctttcctgtagctcagtggttagaggtcatgggttggatcccagggattgcacatacctagaAACAATAGTATAAAGCACTgcaagtctctttggataaaagtgtctgccaaatgtgtaaacagAAAACCTACAGCCAATTAAATACAGACATGATTTTAGGATGAGAAGATCAGAACTGCATACCTGACAAGAGAAATACatagtgctgtgtgtgtgtccaaaGGCACACACAGCACCATGGGTTCATCTCAATAAGAATCCCCACGAACGTTTTTGCCAGCTTCCCTTAAATACCCAGACCAAAATACCCTTCCTCCACACAACaacaattttacattaaaagaCTCTGTCCAGGATCTGATCAGGCCACAGATGGGCTGTCTGAGACTGAGATGCAAACCCTGTGGGGAGTTCATTGTATTGGGGGAAGCTCTGTGTTTCTCAGGATGTGTAGACGTCTCCCAGAtatatgtgtgctatcagggcagGATCTATTACATGTGTCAAACCTTTCGGAAATCATTAcactgatagcacacatacagtacatctggcttacgtctatttgacgtctgcattcaCACATGCAAGACaatgtttgctcatctgcaatacgtctctgagacgtctgctgtcagatgtcatatagacctctagtagatgtctgtaaaatgtttatggtttagaatggatgtaaaactgctctttctaagatgttaagatgtttttacacagcagatgttttccagatctttagcagatgtacagatgtctcagagacgtattgcagatgagcaaattATGCattgcagacgtcaaatagacgtaagccagatgtattTGTGCTATCAGGGATATATATTTCTCACATCTGTAAGTTACTGAATAAAGAGATAAAAAAGAAATTTGCAAAACTATCGTGAATCAAAGaggtaaaatacttttttaaatctaGCAAATGCACGTTTCTTATTGCAGAGCGGAGAAGAAAGCACATGTTAAATGACACCGGACACTAGATTCACAGGTGTTGTTTAACAAACGTCacacttttttatgtttttatgactggttcatgaatataaaaatattccAATATGATTTATAATGAGCAAGCTGAACACCTCTAAAGTACAAACAGAATACAAGAAAAATAGCCAAACAGGCCACGAGGAGGTTCCTTGGAGAGTAAGCACAACATTTTGACAGCGTTGTAACAGCCTTTACCAAACAATGTCAAACAATTCACCTTTAATCATGTAGACTATTAGTAGAATCATGCACACACTGAGATGATGCTTTTTGTATTCTGTGATACGATTCTGTATTTAAGATATAAACTCATTTTACATTTCAAGATTTCTAGACGAGACCGAGTCTTGTAGGGATTGTAAAACCAATCCAGTGCACTTTGTTCTTCAGTATGAGTCTGAAAACTTCTTAAATAAGCGAATCTCTCGCCACAGATCGAGCAGAGGTTTGTCTTAAATATGAACTTTCTGATGGTTTTTCAGGACAACTCTTTGAGCAAAcgtcttgtcacactgagaacatttgTAAGGTCTTTCTCCTGTGTGAGTTCTCTGGTGTGACACTAAATGCTGACGTCGACTGAATctcttcccacaaacactgcagtgatgaggtttctctccagtgtgaattctctgatgaTCTTTTAAAGAACCTGACCGAGTAAAGCTCTTTCCACATTGAGAGCAGtggtaaggtttctctccagtgtgagttctctgatgagctttgaaatgacaaggatCATAAAAGCTCTTTCCACAGTGAGAGCAGAGGTAAGgtctctctccagtgtgaattctctcaTGAGTTATCAAATGAGATGAATAATGGAAACgtttatcacagtgtgaacactgatagaGTTTCTCAGAGTGTATTTTTTGGTGTCTTTTTAGACAAACTGAATCCCTGAAGCCttttccacattcactgcactGATACGGTCTCTCATTGGTGTGTAGATACACATGTGTCTTCAGATAGGCCTTTTGACTGAATCTCTCATCACAGTGAGGACACGCGTGCGGTTTTTCCCAAGTGTGAGTTCTCTGATGACCAATAAGATTTCCTTTGGTGCTGAAATATTCACTGCAGtggaaaggtttttctccagtgtgtgtcATCATGTGAACCTTTAGCTTAGAAGAGCAGAGAAAACTCCTCCCACACTGCTgacagtgaaagtgtttctggtttctgtgctcttgtgaatgaagtttcttctcttgtaaggtaggaaagctgatgtcacatctggtgcaggtgaagagtttctgttctggttgttttgatgtagaggccgtttctccatcacaacatgaatcaccgctctcatctgaaacaaacacaaaagcgTTAAGAAGAACCTCCAGCACATCTGAAACTACATCAGTGTCCACTGAGAATGAAACAGGAACTCACATGACAATGAAATACTGTGAACAGACAGCAGATGAAACATACCTGAAGTAataaaatcatcatcatcatgatgattctcatcttcatcagttTGTTCTTCCTTTACCGTGGGTTCTGTTTTGATCTCCATCAgtgtgacagaacacatgttgagtggtctggtgttcaggatctgctgttctccagcgttacagacagaatccagagactctgtggaggtttgatcagtagattcatcctgattcaaggtgtgattactgtcacacacagtgtcctgagCGTCTGTGGGGTTTGACTCGACCTTTACCACaatctgacaaacacacaacacatcatcagcactggagctttatatagaatatatgtgtgatgtctcactttggtttagtttgacatgaatgacagtataaaagcagtaaatgatgttgaatgtgtccaaacctcagtgttgagttcatctcctcttgtcctcagcttttcctccagtaacgccacctctttcttcagctgacagatttctgtgatgaaatcatcaatatccagcatggacagatcagttcccactgatttacagcacatctgtgacgtcatcctcaacatctcaacacaaacacacacacacattattctATTGTGATTATACATGACAGCGGCTGAATCTACACACAAACTGGACTGTTTGTAACTTTGGTTTTCTACCACAATATTAAAACTCATATTTGTTTTGAGATTAGTTTCGTTTGTTGTGGCGTCACTGAGCAGTTATATTATCAGATGAtagacaacattttcatttaacgtTACACACATCGGTCACTGGATCACACGTCAGATTTAAACACGATATTCTCACATTTCTTCTGGTTTGTTCTGAAACTGTGAATGACTCAAAGCGCCCAACACAAAACTGCGAGAGAACGTTGCACCTACCGTAAATAAAACACTTaagagagaaaatcagagtgatgtgaacacgcagcgcttgatgtttgactttctttctttctttagtgggtttatcggcggactgaagagctgcagagcgactcctgctggactggagaGAGAAACCGCAGCGCAGTGACTTGTGATCACGGTCTCtcaataatttaattaatttagggtcggtttcccagacagggattatattaaaccaggactaggcatTAGTTTAATCAGgaaatttaagtagttttacAAAACATGCCTTGCTAAAAAcatgacttgtgtgcattttgagacagcACAAAAGCaatgatgtattttaatatatgtcagtgcaagttgttttcagttaagacagctttagaattattttagtctaggactagtcttcgCTGTAACTTTATCTATTGATGGTGTGGCCTTAGAGTTTCAAAGTAAATCAAAAATCTTGGAGTAATCTTTGATGCTTCGTTGTCATTTGAGCCTTTTGTTCAGAATACGGTTAAGACATTCTTTTTTCAATATAGCACGCttatgtaacggaggccagctagtgaagagctgtgcagtgtgtaaacctcactcccgaccaacagagacgctctagcgacagacgctggAGACCGCGGTCTTACACACCATGTTGCGTTCTTCTCAAAgttaaggtcagtttatggttctgcgtcaCGGGTGATAGACCTTTCTCTTCTAAACTCTGGAATTCTCCCTCGGCTGACATCAGGGAAGAAAATTCACTAGCAACTTTTAAATctcttcttaaaacattttagggCGTTTACCTGGACATGGCTTGAGTCTTGCACTGACATACCAGAATTATTTTTTAAGGCCTGTTCATACTTGTAGTCCGGTTCGTTTGGttcttttggtccggaccaaaaaataatttagtccTGTTTCGCTTAGCATTCACACTGGCATTTTAAAAGCGAACCTAAATATTTAAAACCTAACGGCTTACGTGTAGCGTAAAGTCACAgcgtgattggacagcttttatgatttatattttgaaaCGGAATTTACCGGATATCCAAAACAACGCTGTGTGCTGGTTTATTCATGCTCAGTGTATGCCTGCGCATTTGAGGGGatttttagcattttaggaTTTTTTAACTCGCGAAGagctcatgaagtgtttaaaataGTCAAAACGGCGCCAGGATTTCCTCCGTTACATGAGTGTTACATTTCTGgttccttacgaacactaaatttctttctgtgttttggatcaccagtaaaatcaaatcataaataggttggatgttgtgagagaattcttctgcagatctgggagcacaaaaacaagacagagaggcatcaagcttttgaactcatttattctagaaactacaagtctttatatacggtgccaaaagacatctggcaggtttcatatgtccagggattcacagaatgaccaaataaggtatagcagttcggacaaagaatgtttagcttagaaggaatcccctcctGCCATGAATAGCCAGAAGGCATCCCTTCCTCCTAACCTATAGCCAGTAAGGTAAAGTGAGCTTAACACTAAACAATTCTtgattttgtgggcttgtatttatttatgcggaaattaaatctaacaatGATTAAACACGTatctaataaacactccttttatatgaacaaatcacttgattttcgggtcgtatattgttatcacttcctgGTTTTGGTTCGGTTCGATGCCTTTGGTCCGTGTTGCGTTCATATTACAATGTAACCGCGCCAGAGTTCATTTGAAAGCGGACCGAAACCCATCTTTTCAGCGGTCTCGGTCCGCTTGTTTGGTGGGCACCAGGGTTCAggtggcagcgttcacacttacacaaataaaccgcagAGCAATCGCACCAGAATTCGTTTCaatcgaaccaaacatggcatatgTGAACGCTCTTAAAAGTTGAAATCACTTTTTAGCCCAACCCTCAAAAAAGGGGACCGACAGCTAACAGGTTAAACTGTCAGCAAAAGTTTTGCTTttaaacatgctttaaaaaaaataatgcttttaaacatgtcatgccttgtttttaatgaataaaaaggaaTTTTGGTGATATGAGTTTTTGTAAGACAATCATGTTTGATATATTGAAACCAAGATTTCGTAATAATCAACCATGCATTAATCTTTGTATTCGTGTTGCATTGTACTTAGGGTACAAAATGAACAGCTCAGGAGAATGGCTACAAATGAGCattaacaaacattaacataacattgtaaaaacatttaatgccATTCTTTTTAATTCCCCAGACGTGTAAAGCTCAAAAGGCTGATGTCAGAAACGATGTAACGTtaggacataaattgtaatctgttctgaGACCAGATTTATGCAGCCCGCGCTATCGGTGTCTGCAGCCTGTGTAGTGCTAGAATGCTAACGCTAGTTGCCATTACGttttaaatacgttaatgtgttcttcaagaaacttgttttttactgacaatgtacatcatataacacggatttgttgtatttgctttgtttgcgtgatatttctggttcgtgtagtgctaattataaatgaaaagcctttgagggttctcggcgtaacgttaccagagagtgattgacagcaccacgtgataatgtcccaccacttataacaatgtattaaaatatgggcattactaaaaagcacaaatctcaggacatgacaaaatttctccaggatttaaaacccactcggaccccaggggagttaaatg
This sequence is a window from Triplophysa rosa linkage group LG4, Trosa_1v2, whole genome shotgun sequence. Protein-coding genes within it:
- the LOC130552909 gene encoding zinc finger protein 501-like isoform X2, with protein sequence MLRMTSQMCCKSVGTDLSMLDIDDFITEICQLKKEVALLEEKLRTRGDELNTEIVVKVESNPTDAQDTVCDSNHTLNQDESTDQTSTESLDSVCNAGEQQILNTRPLNMCSVTLMEIKTEPTVKEEQTDEDENHHDDDDFITSDESGDSCCDGETASTSKQPEQKLFTCTRCDISFPTLQEKKLHSQEHRNQKHFHCQQCGRSFLCSSKLKVHMMTHTGEKPFHCSEYFSTKGNLIGHQRTHTWEKPHACPHCDERFSQKAYLKTHVYLHTNERPYQCSECGKGFRDSVCLKRHQKIHSEKLYQCSHCDKRFHYSSHLITHERIHTGERPYLCSHCGKSFYDPCHFKAHQRTHTGEKPYHCSQCGKSFTRSGSLKDHQRIHTGEKPHHCSVCGKRFSRRQHLVSHQRTHTGERPYKCSQCDKTFAQRVVLKNHQKVHI
- the LOC130552909 gene encoding zinc finger protein 883-like isoform X1, with translation MSFNIVVENQSYKQSSLCVDSAAVMYNHNRIMCVCVCVEMLRMTSQMCCKSVGTDLSMLDIDDFITEICQLKKEVALLEEKLRTRGDELNTEIVVKVESNPTDAQDTVCDSNHTLNQDESTDQTSTESLDSVCNAGEQQILNTRPLNMCSVTLMEIKTEPTVKEEQTDEDENHHDDDDFITSDESGDSCCDGETASTSKQPEQKLFTCTRCDISFPTLQEKKLHSQEHRNQKHFHCQQCGRSFLCSSKLKVHMMTHTGEKPFHCSEYFSTKGNLIGHQRTHTWEKPHACPHCDERFSQKAYLKTHVYLHTNERPYQCSECGKGFRDSVCLKRHQKIHSEKLYQCSHCDKRFHYSSHLITHERIHTGERPYLCSHCGKSFYDPCHFKAHQRTHTGEKPYHCSQCGKSFTRSGSLKDHQRIHTGEKPHHCSVCGKRFSRRQHLVSHQRTHTGERPYKCSQCDKTFAQRVVLKNHQKVHI